From Ramlibacter tataouinensis, the proteins below share one genomic window:
- a CDS encoding EamA family transporter, producing the protein MKAQLLLFAVLGSVLAALGQVSFKQGANGHIALADFVNMWIFTGLVLYGVGTLLWILALSAVPLTVLYPFAALTYVLVNVLAVVLLGERLTPRGLAGTALVLAGLFLVASSFEVNDAQP; encoded by the coding sequence ATGAAGGCACAGCTCCTGCTGTTCGCCGTGCTCGGCTCGGTGCTTGCCGCGCTCGGGCAGGTCAGCTTCAAGCAGGGCGCCAACGGCCACATCGCGCTGGCCGATTTCGTCAACATGTGGATCTTCACCGGGCTGGTGCTCTACGGCGTGGGCACCCTGCTCTGGATCCTGGCCCTGTCGGCCGTGCCCCTGACGGTGCTGTATCCGTTTGCGGCGCTCACCTACGTGCTCGTGAACGTGCTGGCGGTGGTCCTGCTCGGTGAACGCCTCACCCCGCGCGGTTTGGCCGGCACGGCGCTGGTGCTCGCGGGCCTGTTCCTGGTAGCAAGCAGTTTCGAGGTCAATGATGCGCAGCCCTGA
- a CDS encoding glycosyltransferase family 2 protein, whose product MMRSPESAKPVPPAISIVVPCFNEEAVLFNTFSRLSRLLERQCAAGKIAERSNIVLVDDGSRDRTWEIIDAWVRIGEPVIGVKLSRNCGHQNALLAGLASAKGDAVITIDADLQDDETAIERMIDAFQEGSEVVYGVRSKRDSDTWFKRSTAHAFYKLMNALGVQTIADHADYRLLSQRAIRYLGQFGEANMFLRGVVPLLGLKSAVVHYERRPRLAGESKYPLVKMIEFALNGITSFSVKPLRLITALGFSVCFACLALAGWALAVKLMSPDAVPGWASTILPIYFLGGVQLFCIGVLGEYTGKIYVESKKRPRYFVERVARQARGDRPGTGSGVPAHRRMRSRPHPLGVRLQQ is encoded by the coding sequence ATGATGCGCAGCCCTGAGTCCGCGAAACCCGTGCCCCCGGCGATCTCCATCGTCGTGCCGTGCTTCAACGAAGAGGCCGTCCTGTTCAACACCTTCTCCAGGCTGTCCCGGCTGCTGGAGCGCCAGTGCGCGGCGGGCAAGATCGCGGAACGCAGCAACATCGTGCTGGTCGACGACGGCAGCCGCGACCGCACCTGGGAGATCATCGACGCCTGGGTCCGGATCGGCGAGCCCGTCATCGGCGTGAAGCTCTCGCGCAACTGCGGGCACCAGAATGCGCTGCTGGCCGGCCTGGCTTCGGCCAAGGGCGACGCCGTCATCACGATCGACGCCGACCTGCAGGACGACGAGACGGCGATCGAGCGGATGATCGACGCCTTCCAGGAGGGCAGCGAGGTGGTGTACGGCGTTCGCAGCAAGCGCGATTCGGACACCTGGTTCAAGCGCAGCACCGCACACGCCTTCTACAAGCTGATGAATGCCCTGGGCGTGCAAACCATTGCCGACCACGCCGACTACCGGCTCCTGAGCCAGCGCGCGATTCGCTACCTCGGGCAGTTCGGCGAGGCCAACATGTTCCTGCGCGGCGTGGTCCCGCTGCTCGGGCTGAAAAGCGCCGTGGTCCACTACGAGCGGCGGCCACGCCTGGCGGGCGAGTCCAAGTACCCGCTCGTCAAGATGATCGAGTTCGCGCTGAACGGAATCACATCGTTCTCCGTGAAGCCCCTCCGGCTCATCACGGCGCTGGGCTTTTCCGTCTGCTTCGCCTGCCTGGCGCTGGCCGGCTGGGCGCTCGCGGTCAAGCTGATGTCGCCGGACGCGGTCCCCGGCTGGGCTTCGACCATTCTTCCCATCTACTTCCTGGGTGGCGTGCAGTTGTTCTGCATCGGCGTGCTGGGCGAATACACCGGCAAGATCTACGTCGAGAGCAAGAAGCGACCACGCTACTTCGTCGAGCGTGTGGCGCGCCAGGCTCGCGGCGACCGGCCGGGCACTGGTTCCGGCGTTCCCGCGCACCGGCGCATGCGCTCGCGCCCGCACCCGCTGGGCGTGAGGCTGCAGCAGTGA
- a CDS encoding class I SAM-dependent methyltransferase, whose translation MGLYVYDTRFYDYQQAGALASARAVVPLLMRHLGPRSMLDVGCGAGAWVRAYQEAGLPDVTGVDGSYVNPSRLMFAPTRFRPIDVARPFSLGRRFDLVQCLEVAEHLDPQASGTLVDNLTSHAPVVLFSAAPPGQGGENHINERPYEFWQELFEQRGFRLFDFVRRRIQHRVDVEPWYRYNLMLFANDEAVLPASVRETQVPSHAVADVAPLAWRARRLVLSALPHRAVTALAVAKHRAVLNRRTGPQL comes from the coding sequence ATGGGTCTCTACGTCTACGACACTCGCTTCTACGACTACCAGCAGGCCGGGGCGCTGGCTTCGGCCCGCGCGGTGGTGCCGCTGCTCATGCGCCACCTGGGGCCGCGCAGCATGCTGGATGTCGGATGCGGCGCCGGCGCCTGGGTGCGCGCCTATCAGGAGGCGGGCCTGCCGGACGTGACCGGCGTGGACGGCAGCTACGTCAACCCGTCGCGACTCATGTTCGCGCCGACGCGGTTCCGGCCGATCGATGTCGCGCGCCCGTTCAGCCTGGGCCGCCGCTTCGACCTGGTCCAGTGCCTGGAAGTCGCGGAGCACCTGGATCCGCAGGCCAGCGGGACGCTGGTCGACAACCTCACCTCGCATGCGCCGGTCGTGCTGTTCTCCGCGGCGCCTCCCGGCCAGGGCGGAGAAAACCACATCAACGAGCGGCCCTACGAGTTCTGGCAGGAACTGTTCGAGCAGCGCGGGTTCCGGCTGTTCGATTTCGTGCGCCGGCGCATCCAGCATCGCGTCGATGTCGAACCCTGGTACCGCTACAACCTGATGCTCTTCGCCAACGATGAGGCCGTCCTCCCGGCCAGCGTGCGGGAGACGCAGGTGCCGAGCCATGCCGTCGCCGATGTCGCGCCACTGGCATGGCGGGCCCGGCGGCTGGTCCTGTCGGCGCTGCCGCACCGCGCGGTGACGGCGCTGGCCGTCGCCAAGCACCGTGCGGTGCTGAACCGGCGCACGGGACCGCAGCTGTGA
- a CDS encoding type II secretion system F family protein, translating to MNLAGNAFLVMAVLVFVAVLLFLESMYLLWNSYHGPEAKKIKHRLQVLSGNHDKTVQTRLLRQRMLSELPTVERLLGRFPRMHSLDRFILQSGLETTVSKLLLSCVASFVLAWFLIRSQFQFSSVMALLLSLVACALPLMYVAWMRSKRLEKIQRQLPDALDLMTRGLRAGHAFSSALKMTAEEMPEPIAGEFRTVHDEVNYGVSLQQALTHLSDRVPMTDLRYFVVAVLIQRESGGNLTEILGNLSRLIRERLKLYARIRVLSSEGRLSAWVLGLMPFALAALLNAFNPDFMSPMWKDPIGIFITQVMLTMMVFGVLVLIKIVKIRV from the coding sequence GTGGCAGTGCTGCTGTTCCTGGAGTCGATGTACCTGCTGTGGAATTCCTACCACGGCCCCGAGGCCAAGAAGATCAAGCACCGGCTGCAGGTGCTCTCGGGCAACCACGACAAGACCGTGCAGACGCGCTTGCTGCGCCAGCGCATGCTCAGCGAGCTGCCCACGGTCGAACGCTTGCTGGGCCGCTTCCCGCGCATGCACAGCCTGGATCGCTTCATCCTGCAGTCGGGGCTGGAGACGACCGTATCCAAGCTTCTTCTGTCCTGCGTCGCGTCCTTCGTGCTCGCCTGGTTCCTGATCCGGTCCCAGTTCCAGTTCTCATCGGTGATGGCGCTTCTGCTGTCATTGGTCGCCTGCGCCCTGCCGCTGATGTACGTGGCCTGGATGCGCTCCAAGCGGCTCGAGAAGATCCAGCGCCAGTTGCCGGACGCGCTCGACCTCATGACGCGCGGCCTGCGCGCCGGCCATGCGTTTTCGTCGGCATTGAAGATGACCGCGGAAGAGATGCCCGAACCGATTGCCGGCGAATTCCGCACCGTCCACGACGAAGTCAACTACGGCGTGTCGCTGCAGCAGGCACTGACGCACCTGAGCGACCGGGTCCCGATGACCGACCTGCGCTACTTCGTGGTGGCCGTGCTGATCCAGCGCGAGTCGGGCGGCAACCTGACCGAGATCCTGGGCAATCTTTCGCGTCTGATTCGCGAGCGGCTCAAGCTCTATGCGCGCATTCGCGTGCTGTCCTCGGAAGGACGCCTGTCCGCCTGGGTGCTGGGCCTGATGCCTTTCGCGCTGGCCGCACTGCTCAATGCCTTCAATCCCGATTTCATGAGCCCGATGTGGAAGGACCCGATCGGCATCTTCATCACCCAGGTCATGCTGACGATGATGGTGTTCGGCGTGCTCGTGTTGATCAAGATCGTGAAGATCCGCGTCTAG
- a CDS encoding type II secretion system F family protein, translating to MLILGLLIFLTITSALVGVFLWLSPTRTEQRLQAITSPARESNWTETVVKVAGPLSKLSAPQGADWETSRLRLRFLNAGIRSPEAPLLFYAAKTALPLLFAGLAFLWLRTTTSQSYGITLLFYVMLFALIGVYLPNFVVWMAGRGRKREIFENFPDASDLLLVCMEAGLGLDSALTKVTEEVRRKSQALAEELHLTNLEMRAGATREKALHNLAMRTGVEEISTFSSMLTQADKFGTSIGDSLRVFSDDLRYKRQVRAEELAAKVPTKMLFPLVLFIFPSVIMVVLGPAVIQIIRMVMPMLSGEV from the coding sequence ATGTTGATCCTGGGCTTGCTCATCTTCCTGACCATCACGTCGGCGCTGGTCGGCGTCTTCCTGTGGCTCTCGCCGACGCGCACCGAGCAGCGCCTGCAAGCCATCACCTCGCCGGCGCGCGAGTCGAACTGGACCGAGACCGTGGTCAAGGTCGCCGGCCCGCTGTCGAAGCTGTCGGCGCCGCAAGGTGCCGACTGGGAGACCTCGCGGCTGCGGCTGCGTTTCCTGAATGCGGGCATCCGTAGTCCCGAAGCTCCGCTGCTGTTCTATGCCGCCAAGACGGCTTTGCCGCTGCTTTTTGCCGGGCTGGCCTTCCTCTGGCTGCGCACGACCACCAGCCAGTCGTATGGCATCACGCTGCTGTTCTACGTGATGCTGTTCGCGCTGATCGGCGTGTACCTGCCGAACTTCGTGGTGTGGATGGCCGGGCGTGGCCGCAAGCGCGAGATCTTCGAGAACTTCCCGGATGCTTCGGACCTGTTGCTGGTGTGCATGGAAGCCGGCCTGGGCCTGGACTCCGCGCTGACCAAGGTGACCGAGGAAGTCCGGCGCAAGAGCCAGGCGCTGGCCGAGGAACTCCACCTGACGAACCTCGAGATGCGGGCCGGCGCGACGCGCGAGAAGGCCCTGCACAACCTGGCGATGCGCACCGGGGTGGAGGAGATCAGTACCTTCTCCTCGATGCTGACGCAGGCCGACAAGTTCGGCACCAGCATCGGCGATTCGCTTCGCGTGTTCTCGGACGACCTGCGCTACAAGCGCCAGGTGCGCGCGGAGGAACTGGCGGCCAAGGTGCCGACCAAGATGCTGTTCCCGCTGGTCCTGTTCATCTTCCCGTCGGTCATCATGGTGGTCCTGGGTCCCGCGGTGATCCAGATCATCCGCATGGTGATGCCGATGCTCAGCGGCGAGGTCTGA
- a CDS encoding GtrA family protein: MRSAIAPGSPRPTRKTRLRIIRFLKFTGISGAGWLLDFALLLLLVGAFDIPIASSNLISSCMAAVAVFLISRQTIFQSAPGAMLRRVGLYFTYSLSVVLLASVAIRYVAQYLPMLCGDLGVVTPSAAVIAATAKLIMTPPQLFMNFLAARLTSESKFRIAGEPT; this comes from the coding sequence ATGCGATCCGCGATCGCACCCGGCTCCCCGAGGCCTACGAGAAAGACTCGATTGCGAATCATCCGATTCCTAAAGTTCACAGGAATTTCCGGTGCCGGCTGGCTCCTGGACTTCGCACTTCTTCTTCTCCTCGTCGGTGCATTTGACATCCCTATCGCTAGCTCCAACCTCATCAGCTCTTGCATGGCTGCCGTCGCGGTGTTCCTCATTTCACGGCAAACCATCTTCCAGTCCGCTCCCGGCGCAATGCTTCGACGCGTCGGCCTTTACTTCACCTACAGCCTCTCCGTCGTCCTGCTGGCCTCGGTCGCCATCCGGTACGTCGCGCAGTACCTCCCCATGCTTTGCGGGGATCTGGGAGTAGTCACCCCATCAGCGGCCGTGATCGCAGCGACGGCGAAGCTGATCATGACACCGCCGCAACTGTTCATGAATTTTCTTGCGGCGCGCCTCACGTCGGAATCGAAGTTCCGGATCGCAGGTGAACCGACATGA
- a CDS encoding I78 family peptidase inhibitor has product MMRARIALAAFPWILLLGCSSQPSLPEARCRAAGGAAQLGQPLTDRSADAARMGAGALRTQVLRYGAPAPGTDVDPQRLNIEVDDKGVIQRLRCG; this is encoded by the coding sequence ATGATGCGAGCGAGGATTGCGCTGGCGGCCTTCCCGTGGATCCTGCTTCTGGGCTGCTCGAGCCAGCCCAGTTTGCCCGAGGCCCGCTGCCGCGCCGCCGGCGGCGCTGCGCAACTGGGCCAACCCTTGACCGACCGGAGCGCTGACGCTGCCCGCATGGGCGCGGGCGCCCTGCGGACTCAGGTCCTGCGCTACGGCGCGCCGGCCCCGGGCACGGATGTCGACCCGCAGCGGCTCAACATCGAGGTGGACGACAAGGGTGTCATTCAGCGGCTGCGCTGCGGATAG